A window of Opitutus sp. ER46 contains these coding sequences:
- a CDS encoding transaldolase, with amino-acid sequence MKSLSDLKIQIYADGADKAGILDLYAKPYIKGLTTNPTLMKKAGIKDYEAFAKDILQTVTAKPISLEVFTDDLSEMRRQALKIKGWANNVYTKIPITNSRGESCLPLIKELGQEGVKLNVTAILTLKQVAGVAESLNPAVPSVVSVFAGRIADAGVDPQPIMRASRALLHAQPKAELLWASVREVLNLLQAEESGCDIVTVPHDILAKASKMLGMDLTALSLDTVKMFAKDASDAGFKL; translated from the coding sequence ATGAAATCGCTGAGCGACCTCAAAATCCAGATCTACGCCGATGGCGCAGACAAGGCCGGCATTCTCGACCTCTACGCCAAGCCCTACATTAAGGGCCTGACCACCAACCCGACGCTGATGAAGAAGGCCGGGATCAAGGACTACGAGGCGTTCGCCAAGGACATCCTCCAGACGGTCACCGCCAAGCCGATCTCCCTCGAGGTCTTCACCGACGATCTCTCCGAGATGCGGCGCCAGGCGCTCAAGATCAAGGGCTGGGCCAACAACGTCTACACCAAGATCCCGATCACCAACTCGCGCGGCGAGTCCTGCCTCCCCCTGATCAAGGAGCTCGGCCAGGAAGGCGTTAAGCTCAACGTCACCGCCATCCTCACGCTCAAGCAGGTCGCCGGCGTCGCCGAGTCGCTCAACCCCGCGGTGCCTTCCGTCGTCTCCGTCTTTGCCGGCCGCATCGCCGACGCCGGCGTCGATCCGCAACCGATCATGCGCGCGTCCCGCGCCCTCCTCCACGCCCAGCCCAAGGCCGAACTGCTGTGGGCCAGCGTGCGCGAGGTCCTCAATCTTCTCCAGGCGGAGGAGTCCGGCTGCGACATCGTCACCGTCCCGCACGACATTCTCGCCAAGGCCTCCAAGATGCTTGGCATGGACCTGACCGCGCTGTCCCTCGACACCGTCAAGATGTTTGCCAAGGACGCGAGCGACGCCGGCTTCAAGCTGTGA
- a CDS encoding HAD-IIIA family hydrolase, with amino-acid sequence MPSALPSSPAGARPELLPAVFLDRDGTLNRQVVREGKPYPPQTLAQFELFPGVPDACAQLAAAGFVLVVATNQPDVGRGTQSQAVVESMHARLRQLVPAISRVEVCYAPGLDKTAPPDRRRKPLPGMLHDAAGALNLDLTRSWMVGDRWRDIDCGQRAGVRTVFIDFGYAEELRAAPDFIVKSFSAAAAVILRETAASRG; translated from the coding sequence ATGCCGTCCGCCCTTCCTTCCTCTCCTGCCGGCGCTCGGCCGGAGCTCCTTCCCGCCGTCTTCCTCGACCGCGACGGCACGCTCAACCGTCAGGTCGTCCGCGAGGGCAAACCCTACCCGCCGCAGACGCTCGCCCAGTTCGAACTTTTTCCCGGCGTTCCCGACGCCTGCGCGCAACTCGCCGCCGCCGGATTCGTGCTCGTGGTGGCCACCAACCAGCCTGACGTCGGCCGCGGCACCCAGTCGCAGGCCGTCGTCGAGTCCATGCACGCCCGCCTCCGGCAACTCGTCCCAGCCATTTCCCGCGTCGAAGTTTGCTACGCCCCCGGTCTCGACAAAACCGCCCCGCCCGATCGGCGGCGCAAACCCCTGCCCGGCATGCTGCACGACGCCGCCGGCGCGTTGAATCTCGACCTGACGCGGTCCTGGATGGTCGGCGACCGCTGGCGCGACATCGACTGCGGGCAGCGCGCGGGAGTGCGCACCGTCTTCATCGATTTTGGCTATGCCGAGGAGTTGCGCGCGGCACCCGACTTCATCGTCAAATCCTTCTCCGCAGCCGCCGCCGTGATCCTACGCGAGACCGCCGCCAGCCGGGGCTGA
- a CDS encoding SIS domain-containing protein, with product MSYSVQHLKETAEIIGKLNPDDCEKCVRELRAVRERGGRLFILGVGGSAANASHAVNDFRKIGGLECYAPTDNVSELTARTNDEGWASVFVEWLRGSRLNAKDALFVLSVGGGNLEKNVSPNLVTALQFAKEIGARVIGIVGKDGGYTAKVADACVVVPVVNPNNITPHSEAFQGVLWHLFVSHPDLKVNQTKWESVAPAKK from the coding sequence ATGAGCTACTCCGTCCAACACCTGAAGGAAACCGCCGAGATCATCGGTAAACTGAACCCGGACGATTGCGAAAAATGCGTCCGCGAGCTCCGCGCCGTTCGCGAGCGCGGCGGCCGGCTCTTCATCCTGGGTGTCGGCGGCAGTGCGGCCAACGCCTCGCACGCCGTGAACGACTTCCGCAAGATCGGCGGCCTCGAGTGCTATGCGCCGACCGACAACGTTTCCGAACTCACCGCCCGCACCAATGACGAGGGCTGGGCCAGCGTGTTCGTCGAGTGGCTCCGCGGCTCGCGCCTCAACGCCAAGGACGCCCTCTTCGTCCTCTCCGTCGGCGGCGGCAACCTCGAGAAGAACGTCTCGCCCAATCTCGTCACCGCCCTCCAGTTCGCCAAGGAGATCGGCGCCCGCGTGATCGGCATCGTCGGCAAGGACGGCGGCTACACCGCCAAGGTCGCCGACGCCTGCGTGGTCGTGCCGGTCGTCAACCCGAACAACATCACCCCGCACAGCGAGGCCTTCCAGGGCGTGCTGTGGCACCTCTTTGTCTCCCATCCCGACCTGAAGGTGAACCAGACCAAGTGGGAGAGCGTCGCTCCCGCGAAGAAGTAA
- a CDS encoding nucleotidyltransferase family protein translates to MTASDLPVAILAGGLATRLRPITEKVPKLLVEVAGEPFFSHQIRLLKAAGLTRLVLCVGYLGEKIVEQYGDGSTWGVKIEYAFDGPKLLGTGGALIAALPKLGDAFYVLYGDSYLPVDYQAVGNFFLQSGQLGLMTVYENHGRYDTSNVWFEGGAIKVYDKKNRLPQMHHIDYGLGVFRAAAFDGFARDAVVDLAEVQKSLVPRRQLAGYEIRQRFYEIGSHDGLQELDVLLRQRAP, encoded by the coding sequence ATGACCGCCTCCGACCTGCCCGTCGCCATCCTCGCCGGTGGCCTCGCCACCCGCCTCCGGCCCATCACCGAGAAGGTGCCGAAGCTCCTCGTCGAGGTGGCCGGCGAGCCGTTCTTCTCCCATCAGATCCGGCTCCTCAAGGCCGCCGGGCTCACGCGGCTCGTGCTGTGCGTCGGCTACCTCGGCGAGAAGATCGTCGAGCAGTACGGCGATGGCTCCACCTGGGGCGTGAAGATCGAGTACGCCTTCGACGGCCCCAAGCTCCTCGGCACCGGCGGCGCCCTCATCGCCGCCCTGCCCAAGCTCGGCGACGCGTTTTACGTCCTCTACGGCGACAGCTACCTGCCGGTCGATTACCAGGCCGTCGGCAACTTCTTCCTCCAGTCGGGCCAGCTCGGGCTCATGACCGTGTACGAAAACCACGGCCGCTACGACACGAGCAACGTCTGGTTCGAGGGCGGCGCGATCAAGGTCTACGACAAGAAGAACCGCCTGCCGCAGATGCACCACATCGACTACGGTCTCGGCGTCTTCCGCGCGGCGGCGTTCGACGGCTTCGCCCGCGATGCCGTCGTCGATCTCGCCGAAGTCCAGAAGTCCCTCGTCCCCCGCCGGCAGCTCGCGGGTTACGAGATCCGCCAGCGGTTCTACGAAATCGGCTCTCACGACGGACTCCAGGAACTCGACGTGCTCTTGCGGCAACGCGCGCCGTAA
- a CDS encoding galactokinase: protein MIITRSPLRVSLGGGGTDLPSYYREYGGFLVAAAIDKYVYITKHRTFQQEIIVKYSKLERVASVDAIEHPIVREALKLTGVTDPHIELTSMADIPGGTGLGSSGSFTTALLKALHTYRKNLISPAELAEQACDIELNKLGEPIGKQDQYIAAIGGITAFTFHKDGRVEYRPCNISEETHFNLEDNLLLFFTGYSRSASAILKDQNDRSKQNDSAMLDNLHFTKELGYQSLAALEGGNLEEFARLMDVHWQRKKARSSGMSNAHINEWYDFAMANGALGGKLIGAGGGGFLMFYAQDKQKLRHAMRQKGLQEVRFRFDFEGTKVVAQN from the coding sequence ATGATCATCACCCGTTCTCCTCTACGCGTCTCCCTCGGCGGCGGCGGCACGGATCTGCCGTCCTATTACCGCGAGTACGGCGGCTTCCTCGTCGCGGCGGCGATCGACAAGTACGTCTACATCACGAAGCACCGGACGTTTCAGCAGGAGATTATCGTCAAGTACTCCAAGCTCGAACGCGTGGCGTCCGTTGACGCCATCGAGCACCCGATCGTGCGCGAGGCCCTCAAGCTGACCGGCGTGACCGACCCGCACATTGAGCTCACCTCGATGGCCGACATCCCCGGTGGCACGGGCCTCGGCTCCAGCGGCAGTTTCACGACCGCGCTCCTCAAGGCGCTCCACACCTACCGCAAAAACCTGATCTCCCCGGCCGAACTCGCCGAGCAGGCCTGCGACATCGAGCTGAACAAGCTCGGCGAGCCCATCGGCAAACAGGACCAGTACATCGCGGCCATCGGCGGCATCACCGCCTTCACGTTCCACAAGGACGGCCGTGTCGAGTACCGCCCATGCAACATCTCCGAGGAGACGCACTTCAACCTCGAGGACAACCTCCTCCTCTTCTTCACCGGCTACTCCCGCAGCGCGTCGGCCATCCTCAAGGACCAGAATGACCGCTCGAAGCAGAACGACTCCGCGATGCTGGACAACCTGCACTTTACGAAGGAGCTCGGGTACCAGTCCCTCGCTGCACTCGAGGGCGGCAACCTGGAGGAGTTCGCCCGCCTGATGGACGTGCACTGGCAGCGCAAGAAGGCCCGGAGTTCCGGCATGAGCAACGCCCACATCAACGAGTGGTACGACTTCGCCATGGCCAACGGCGCCCTCGGCGGGAAACTCATCGGCGCCGGCGGCGGCGGCTTCCTCATGTTCTACGCCCAGGACAAGCAGAAGCTCCGCCACGCCATGCGCCAGAAGGGACTTCAGGAGGTCCGCTTCCGCTTCGACTTCGAGGGCACCAAGGTCGTCGCCCAGAACTAG
- a CDS encoding four helix bundle protein, translating to MAADSHLSSFGAYRKALELFDLTAADLMPLTKSAALARLIGQQLASADSIAANIEEGYGRGSPKEYAHFLVIARGSAQETAGRYERLKHWLPAETVDARVVLCREIIAILTKSISTLRSQPSP from the coding sequence ATGGCAGCCGACTCACACCTCTCGTCATTTGGTGCTTACCGGAAGGCGCTGGAGCTGTTTGACCTCACGGCTGCCGACTTGATGCCCCTCACGAAGTCCGCAGCGCTCGCCCGGCTCATTGGCCAGCAGTTGGCCAGCGCCGACTCCATCGCGGCGAACATTGAGGAAGGCTATGGCCGCGGCAGTCCCAAGGAGTACGCCCACTTCCTTGTCATTGCCCGAGGTTCGGCCCAAGAAACCGCCGGCCGCTATGAGCGGTTGAAACATTGGCTCCCCGCGGAAACCGTCGATGCCCGCGTCGTCCTCTGCCGTGAGATCATCGCGATCCTGACCAAGTCTATCAGCACGCTGCGAAGCCAGCCCTCGCCGTAA
- a CDS encoding Gfo/Idh/MocA family oxidoreductase yields MSAITTEPTLNFAVVGCGLIGRKRIAALAKVPGAAVRVACDLNAQRAADAARGVAGCAASTDFQAVVRDPSVEVVIVATLNGSLAPITLAAVQAGKHVLVEKPGALNAAELRTVAAAAAKTGALVRIGFNHRYHPALQKARALIDAGALGPLMFLRARYGHGGRKGYDREWRADPAQSGGGELIDQGVHLIDLAGWFLGDFTRVEGHAATYFWDMKVDDNAFLSLRTASGQTAWLHASCTEWKNLFSLEIYGRDAKLAIDGLGGSYGLERLAHYQMLPEMGPPETTIYEYPRGDDSWALELSEFVTDIRTRRVPHPGLPEGIRTLEIVEEIYRASGFTVAAAPATPLAE; encoded by the coding sequence ATGAGCGCCATCACCACGGAGCCAACCCTTAATTTTGCCGTCGTCGGCTGCGGCCTGATTGGCCGCAAGCGCATCGCGGCGCTCGCCAAGGTGCCGGGTGCGGCCGTACGCGTCGCCTGCGACCTCAATGCCCAGCGTGCTGCCGATGCCGCCCGGGGCGTCGCCGGTTGCGCCGCCAGCACCGATTTCCAGGCCGTCGTCCGCGATCCGAGCGTCGAGGTCGTCATCGTCGCCACGCTGAACGGCTCGCTCGCCCCGATCACCCTCGCCGCCGTCCAAGCCGGCAAGCACGTGCTCGTCGAAAAACCCGGCGCGCTCAATGCCGCCGAGCTCCGCACCGTCGCCGCGGCCGCCGCGAAGACCGGCGCCCTCGTCCGGATCGGTTTCAACCATCGCTACCACCCGGCGCTGCAAAAGGCGCGGGCGTTGATCGACGCCGGCGCGCTCGGACCGCTGATGTTCCTGCGCGCCCGCTACGGCCATGGCGGCCGCAAGGGCTACGACCGTGAGTGGCGCGCCGATCCCGCCCAGTCCGGCGGCGGCGAATTGATCGACCAGGGCGTCCACCTGATCGACCTCGCCGGCTGGTTCCTCGGCGACTTCACCCGCGTGGAAGGGCACGCCGCCACGTATTTCTGGGACATGAAGGTCGACGACAACGCGTTCCTGTCCCTGCGCACCGCCTCCGGCCAGACCGCCTGGCTGCACGCCAGCTGCACGGAGTGGAAAAACCTGTTCTCCCTCGAGATCTATGGGCGCGACGCGAAACTCGCCATCGACGGCCTCGGCGGCAGCTACGGCCTCGAACGCCTCGCGCACTACCAGATGCTCCCGGAGATGGGCCCGCCCGAAACCACGATCTACGAATACCCCCGCGGTGACGACTCCTGGGCCCTGGAACTCTCCGAGTTCGTCACCGACATCCGCACCCGCCGCGTCCCCCACCCCGGCCTCCCCGAAGGCATCCGCACCCTCGAAATCGTCGAAGAGATCTACCGCGCCAGCGGCTTCACCGTCGCTGCGGCGCCGGCGACGCCGCTGGCGGAGTGA
- a CDS encoding phospholipid carrier-dependent glycosyltransferase: MNPPPGKPASRDASTTRRGEWIVFAGVALLVGWFYLWSARTEDASWRWGQPQTDYYNLLVDGFLDGQLSLKVNVPPELLAVDDPYDPAKRPPGLGLHDASLYRGKYYLYFGATPAVTLMLPFRVITGVALPLPAAVVIFSWLGFLASGLTWRELRRRYFPNGGLLLWTLGLLALGLATMVPVLVRRANIWELPLSSMYAFGALAVYALFRSLHAERRPLAWLAMASLSLGLAVASKPTHLFAVGLILVPLAVRIWAARGTWREQRAALLRYAGAALVPLGGIGLAMAWYNLARFGSVTEFGISYQFSGLYEVKARHFSWAYYPYNLWLYGFAPFEWSRYFPYLHPTQLPRTPAGFFGTEEVCATLRYVPLLWLAVLAPFGAARGAADRRRFMIWLGAVAAMGVGTLLILSGFYAAIGRYETEFMPAFVLLGLVGGLTVERWLQERAGRVVHALGQSLLALVVLAAAGFGALFSLQVYGNFARSNPRAYARLALIGNLPASWYERWRGASFGPLELEVRFPIRPAGEREPLLHSGWYGKADHLGLEYGEGRRIRFVFAHDGGATQASRWVAIDPARTYRMRVEFGSLLPPETHPVLRGRSVDAVQRLTRGVRVELAGEVLLDGYQRSEAATSDQILVGRDPKGAKDPARFSGELRAVARDGRIDTLVGADSSPCVLQFALAEVGADIAQPLLSVNTAGGPETWCVRSAGGALVFGRVTADGVRESAQITAERSRLHRLEFRCREVGGERRTWLVLDGVPVWTVAGRSFRRGDVISIGIAPAGLGRFAGRILEVEARGAAAGAVERFDQVSLRVTLPTRRTIGAREPLATTGVTGGADFLFVEYLDAARIRFGLEHWGKSPIYGAPLAWADAEPRQLAIRLGSFPGADPGAGRVEVSVNGRPMWSAPARFYRADAADVFIGTNPVGGTACSERFSGEITEVTWTARDRAEAGAR, from the coding sequence ATGAACCCTCCTCCAGGTAAACCTGCCTCGCGCGACGCGTCCACGACCCGCCGTGGAGAGTGGATTGTGTTCGCGGGCGTGGCGTTGCTCGTGGGCTGGTTTTACCTTTGGTCGGCGCGGACGGAGGACGCGTCGTGGCGCTGGGGACAGCCGCAGACGGATTACTACAACCTCCTCGTGGACGGGTTTCTGGACGGACAATTGTCATTGAAGGTGAATGTTCCCCCGGAGCTGTTGGCGGTGGACGATCCGTATGATCCGGCGAAGCGCCCGCCCGGACTTGGGCTACACGACGCGTCCCTGTACCGCGGCAAGTACTACCTCTACTTTGGCGCGACGCCGGCGGTGACGCTGATGCTACCCTTTCGGGTGATCACGGGCGTCGCGCTGCCGCTGCCGGCGGCGGTGGTGATCTTCAGCTGGCTGGGTTTCCTGGCGTCGGGACTCACCTGGCGGGAGTTGCGACGGCGGTATTTTCCGAACGGAGGACTGCTGCTCTGGACACTCGGGCTGCTGGCGCTGGGACTGGCGACGATGGTTCCGGTGCTGGTGCGGCGCGCGAACATCTGGGAGCTGCCGCTGAGCTCGATGTACGCGTTTGGCGCGTTGGCGGTGTATGCGCTGTTTCGTTCCCTGCACGCGGAGCGGCGACCGTTGGCCTGGCTGGCGATGGCGAGCCTGAGCCTTGGGCTGGCAGTGGCGTCAAAGCCCACGCACCTGTTTGCGGTTGGCCTGATCCTGGTGCCGCTGGCGGTGCGGATCTGGGCGGCGCGAGGGACGTGGCGCGAGCAGCGGGCGGCGCTGCTGCGCTATGCGGGCGCCGCGCTGGTTCCGCTCGGAGGGATCGGGCTGGCGATGGCTTGGTACAACCTGGCGCGATTCGGGAGCGTGACCGAGTTCGGCATCTCGTATCAGTTCAGCGGTCTCTACGAAGTGAAGGCGCGACACTTCAGTTGGGCGTATTACCCGTACAATCTCTGGTTGTACGGCTTCGCGCCGTTCGAGTGGTCGCGCTATTTCCCGTACCTGCATCCGACGCAGCTGCCGCGGACGCCGGCGGGCTTTTTCGGCACGGAGGAAGTCTGTGCAACGCTGCGTTACGTGCCGCTGCTGTGGCTGGCGGTGCTGGCACCCTTCGGTGCGGCCCGGGGCGCAGCGGATCGACGACGTTTTATGATCTGGTTGGGCGCGGTGGCGGCGATGGGCGTCGGCACGCTGCTGATCCTAAGCGGGTTCTATGCCGCGATCGGCCGGTATGAGACGGAATTCATGCCGGCGTTTGTGCTGCTCGGGCTGGTCGGCGGGCTGACCGTCGAGCGCTGGTTGCAGGAGCGTGCGGGCAGGGTGGTGCACGCACTGGGGCAATCGCTGCTCGCGTTGGTGGTGCTGGCGGCCGCGGGCTTTGGCGCGCTGTTCAGCCTGCAGGTGTACGGAAATTTCGCGCGGTCGAATCCACGCGCCTACGCCCGGCTGGCCCTGATCGGAAATCTCCCGGCGAGTTGGTATGAACGCTGGCGCGGCGCCTCGTTCGGACCGTTGGAACTCGAGGTGCGTTTTCCCATCCGGCCGGCGGGTGAGCGCGAGCCGCTACTGCACTCGGGCTGGTACGGGAAGGCCGACCACCTGGGATTGGAGTACGGCGAGGGCCGGCGGATCCGATTCGTCTTTGCGCACGACGGCGGCGCGACCCAGGCGAGCCGGTGGGTGGCGATCGATCCCGCGCGAACGTACCGGATGCGAGTCGAGTTTGGTTCACTGCTGCCGCCGGAGACGCATCCCGTCCTGCGGGGTCGGTCGGTGGACGCGGTGCAGCGTTTGACGCGCGGTGTGCGCGTCGAGTTGGCTGGCGAAGTTTTGCTCGACGGGTATCAGCGCTCGGAAGCGGCCACGTCCGACCAGATTCTCGTCGGCCGAGATCCGAAGGGGGCGAAAGATCCCGCGCGCTTCAGCGGGGAGCTGCGGGCCGTCGCGCGGGATGGCCGGATCGATACGCTCGTTGGCGCCGACTCGAGTCCATGCGTCCTGCAGTTCGCGCTGGCCGAGGTGGGCGCCGACATTGCGCAACCGCTGCTGAGCGTGAACACGGCCGGCGGGCCTGAGACGTGGTGCGTGCGCAGCGCGGGCGGGGCGTTGGTCTTCGGACGCGTGACGGCGGACGGTGTGCGCGAGAGCGCCCAGATCACGGCGGAACGGTCGCGGCTGCATCGCCTGGAGTTCCGGTGTCGCGAGGTTGGCGGAGAGCGGCGCACCTGGCTGGTGCTCGACGGCGTGCCGGTTTGGACGGTGGCGGGGCGCAGTTTCCGGCGCGGCGATGTGATCAGCATCGGAATCGCGCCCGCGGGGCTGGGGCGGTTTGCGGGGCGGATCCTAGAAGTGGAAGCGCGGGGGGCGGCGGCCGGGGCTGTCGAGCGGTTCGACCAGGTGAGTCTGCGGGTGACACTGCCGACGCGACGGACGATCGGGGCGCGAGAACCGCTGGCGACAACGGGGGTGACGGGCGGGGCGGACTTCCTGTTCGTGGAGTACCTGGACGCAGCGCGCATTCGTTTTGGCCTCGAGCACTGGGGCAAATCACCGATCTACGGCGCGCCGCTGGCGTGGGCGGATGCAGAGCCCCGGCAACTCGCGATCCGGCTTGGTTCGTTCCCGGGAGCGGATCCCGGAGCGGGGAGGGTTGAGGTCAGCGTGAACGGACGGCCGATGTGGAGCGCGCCAGCGCGGTTCTATCGGGCGGACGCCGCGGATGTGTTTATCGGGACAAACCCCGTGGGCGGCACGGCGTGCAGCGAGCGGTTCTCGGGCGAAATCACCGAGGTAACGTGGACGGCTCGCGATCGTGCCGAAGCGGGGGCGCGCTGA
- a CDS encoding GtrA family protein, with the protein MTAIASAGGSNVSRFIRFLVVGGTAYVVQWVTTKVFTWWMPTNLAFTAGFICSTSTHYTLNRFWALPSLRQDTWRQFREYLATAALSFVVNFALFRLCIDGFKLGPMWATAIAVPPSTVLVFLILNFRVFRAKEKR; encoded by the coding sequence ATGACCGCAATCGCGTCCGCCGGTGGCTCCAACGTCTCGCGCTTCATCCGCTTTCTGGTGGTGGGCGGGACGGCCTACGTCGTGCAATGGGTCACGACCAAGGTATTCACCTGGTGGATGCCGACGAACCTCGCCTTTACGGCGGGCTTCATCTGCTCGACGTCGACGCATTACACGCTGAACCGGTTCTGGGCGCTGCCGAGCCTGCGGCAGGACACGTGGCGGCAGTTCCGGGAGTACCTGGCGACGGCGGCGTTGAGCTTCGTGGTCAATTTCGCGCTGTTCCGCCTCTGCATCGACGGCTTCAAACTCGGGCCCATGTGGGCGACGGCGATCGCCGTGCCGCCGTCGACGGTGCTGGTTTTCCTGATCCTGAACTTCCGGGTCTTTCGCGCGAAAGAGAAGCGGTGA
- a CDS encoding SDR family oxidoreductase, translated as MHLILTGSSTGIGRALAVHLLARGHLVWGLARSDQSDFAEEHPGKFFASRCDVADWAQVARAASEITATWPHADGLIACAGIQGEVGRALTADPARWSATVRANLDGTYYALRACDSLLARTPRRAKVICFSGGGATKSRPRFSAYGVAKTGVVRLVETIADEERGRPYDINAIAPGAINTRLTEEVLALGPDVVGAAEFAAAQKQKATGGASLDKALGLVEWLLSPASDGITGRLISAPWDPWSSLDTKAAALATSDIYTLRRIVPEERGQKW; from the coding sequence ATGCATCTGATTCTCACCGGCTCGAGCACCGGCATCGGACGCGCTCTCGCCGTCCACCTCCTCGCCCGCGGCCACCTCGTCTGGGGCCTCGCCCGCTCCGACCAGTCCGACTTTGCGGAGGAGCACCCGGGAAAGTTCTTCGCGTCGCGCTGCGACGTCGCCGACTGGGCCCAGGTCGCCCGCGCCGCCTCTGAGATTACCGCCACCTGGCCCCACGCCGACGGGCTCATCGCCTGCGCCGGCATCCAGGGTGAAGTGGGTCGCGCCTTGACCGCCGATCCCGCCCGCTGGAGCGCCACCGTCCGCGCCAACCTCGACGGCACTTACTACGCCCTGCGCGCCTGCGACTCCCTCCTGGCCCGCACTCCGCGCCGAGCCAAGGTCATCTGCTTCTCGGGCGGCGGCGCCACCAAATCCCGCCCTCGTTTCTCCGCCTACGGAGTCGCCAAGACCGGCGTCGTCCGGCTGGTCGAGACCATCGCCGACGAAGAGCGCGGACGCCCGTACGATATCAACGCGATCGCGCCCGGCGCCATCAACACGCGCCTCACCGAGGAGGTGCTCGCCCTCGGACCCGACGTCGTCGGCGCCGCTGAGTTTGCCGCCGCGCAAAAACAGAAGGCCACGGGCGGCGCTTCGCTGGACAAGGCGCTCGGCCTCGTCGAGTGGCTCCTTTCCCCGGCCAGCGATGGAATCACCGGCCGGCTGATCAGCGCGCCCTGGGATCCGTGGTCCTCGCTCGACACCAAGGCCGCCGCACTTGCCACGTCGGACATTTATACGCTCCGCCGCATCGTGCCGGAAGAACGGGGCCAGAAATGGTGA